The following are encoded together in the Tripterygium wilfordii isolate XIE 37 chromosome 18, ASM1340144v1, whole genome shotgun sequence genome:
- the LOC119984642 gene encoding preprotein translocase subunit SCY2, chloroplastic: protein MEATLLGSHFFLGAQLPILRERHANHNFVCYGSRFANSHVSRKMNSIISRQKHSMLLDMRPLLRANNKFSVNSSEKMQSDYMNAETRSVESVNLEVVAPEINDQGDIVTSTDANNHENFLSAPKMFRNRFLNFVRLSSLLNNAAESFFKSEIRRRLFVTAVLLVIGRVGYFVPLPGFDRRLMPQDYLSFASGSVDEFGDFGGELKLSFFQLGISPQIFASILMQVLCHVVPSLVKLRKEGLDGHEKIKSYIWWISLGFATLEAVVVACYSLPYSVYAASHRVKHVMITALFLVCGAMAMTWICDTISESGFGQGSSLIICVGILTGYTDTLYKMLSQLSGSSVSWWPYILAVLGIFTIVTMWAVVITEGCRKIKLQYYGFKLASSSRDDSPVTEVEPYIPFNINPSGMQPLLTTAYLLAFPSILASILGSPFWERVKDILDPGTSRGAEPWVYYSIYAFFVFLFNIFDIANLPKEISDYLNKMGARIPNIKPGKATIEYLTKIQASTRFWGGLLLSILATTSTILDRYLRHINEGFSIGFTSVLIIVGSIIELRRSYQAYNVMPSLSKALSRYGL from the exons ATGGAAGCAACTCTTCTCGGCTCGCATTTCTTCTTAGGTGCTCAGCTTCCTATACTTCGAG AACGGCATGCCAATCACAATTTCGTATGTTATGGTTCACGATTTGCTAACTCCCATGTCTCTCGAAAAATGAATTCAATAATATCCCGTCAGAAGCATTCCATGTTGCTTGACATGAGACCTTTGTTAAGGGCAAACAATAAATTTTCTGTTAATTCATCAGAGAAGATGCAAAGTGATTATATGAATGCTGAGACAAGGTCTGTGGAGTCTGTAAATCTTGAAGTTGTTGCACCAGAAATCAATGATCAAGGAGATATTGTGACTTCAACTGATGCCAATAATCATGAGAATTTTCTCTCAGCGCCTAAAATGTTTCGGAATAGGTTTTTGAATTTTGTGCGCCTGAGTTCTCTCCTTAATAATGCTGCTGAATCCTTTTTTAAAAGTGAGATACGTCGTAGGCTGTTTGTGACAGCGGTACTGCTTGTAATCGGTCGTGTTGGATATTTCGTTCCTCTGCCTGGATTTGATAGAAGATTGATGCCCCAAGATTACCTTAGCTTTGCGTCAGGATCTGTTG ATGAATTTGGTGATTTTGGAGGAGAGCTTAAGCTTTCCTTTTTTCAGCTTGGTATTAGTCCGCAGATATTTGCTTCAATTCTTATGCAG GTACTTTGTCATGTTGTTCCATCCTTAGTTAAGCTGCGGAAAGAAGGTTTAGATGGCCACGAGAAGATTAAGAGTTATAT ATGGTGGATATCACTTGGCTTTGCAACACTGGAGGCTGTCGTAGTTGCTTGTTATTCACTTCCATATTCAGTTTATGCAGCTAGTCACAG GGTCAAGCATGTTATGATTACAGCTCTTTTTCTTGTCTGTGGTGCAATGGCAATGACATGGATCTGTGACACGATATCAGAATCGGGATTTG GTCAAGGATCATCCCTTATCATATGTGTCGGCATACTAACGGGCTATACAGATACATTATACAAGATGTTGTCTCAACTCTCAG GAAGTTCTGTGAGTTGGTGGCCATATATACTTGCAGTTTTAGGTATTTTCACCATAGTCACAATGTGGGCGGTTGTTATAACTGAAggttgcagaaaaataaagctGCAGTATTATGGTTTTAAACTTGCTTCTTCATCTAG AGATGACTCCCCGGTCACTGAAGTGGAGCCCTATATTCCTTTTAATATCAATCCTTCTGGAATGCAGCCTCTTCTAACCACAGCTTATCTCTTGGCATTTCCAAGTATTCTTGCAAG CATACTTGGTTCACCTTTCTGGGAGCGTGTCAAGGATATATTGGACCCTGGAACTTCCCGTGGTGCAGAGCCTTGGGTCTATTATTCCATATATGCCTTTTTCGTCTtcttatttaatatatttgatATT GCCAACTTGCCGAAGGAGATTTCAGATTACTTGAATAAGATGGGTGCCAGGATCCCAAACATAAAGCCTGGGAAGGCTACAATTGAGTATCTTACAAAAATTCAGGCATCAACACGATTTTGGG GAGGGCTATTGTTAAGTATTTTGGCAACCACATCAACCATCCTTGATCGTTATTTAAGACATATCAATGAGGGATTCTCAATTGGTTTTACGTCTGTTCTGATTATT GTGGGCTCCATCATTGAGCTTAGGAGATCATATCAAGCATATAATGTCATGCCAAGCTTAAGCAAGGCTCTATCACGTTATGGGTTATAA
- the LOC119984287 gene encoding uncharacterized protein LOC119984287 encodes MTNCQLGNAIAPHVLRQRVGQKLEQKNPLNGAEISLPSPMAADNKGAVHLEGGLSKPPSHVPNVETIIGDAKEKVMNRRHQQQGHRRRYSNLPIERAQPQDSKGSQKGPQQPNILNYAPPRGSGMQAVFLDTWKRPPGTGVFFPQNADENSSPHRKLGSHVALVPIRVIEALNMKGHTLGPKVADQRENNDNDNDDAKDDDRDSIKSNEGNEKSTHRCALSQSEYISPEIFLPEEWTY; translated from the exons ATGACAAACTGCCAATTAGGGAATGCGATTGCTCCACACGTGCTTAGGCAGAGAGTGG GTCAGAAGTTGGAGCAGAAAAATCCTCTCAACGGCGCTGAAATAAGCCTCCCCTCTCCCATGGCTGCCGATAATAAAGGCGCTGTCCATCTCGAAGGAGGACTGTCAAAGCCTCCTTCTCACGTACCCAACGTTGAGACAATAATCGGCGACGCCAAG GAGAAGGTGATGAATCGGAGGCACCAGCAACAGGGCCATCGCCGCCGTTACTCTAACCTGCCTATTGAACGTGCTCAACCG CAAGACTCAAAGGGCAGCCAAAAAGGTCCTCAACAACCAAACATTCTCAATTATGCACCACCTCGAGGCTCTGGAATGCAAGCTGTTTTTCTTGATACCTGGAAAAGGCCGCCCGGCACCGGAgtttttttccctcaaaatGCTGACGAAAATTCCAGTCCCCACAGGAAATTAG GTTCTCATGTGGCTCTGGTTCCTATCCGTGTAATTGAGGCACTCAACATGAAAGGACATACATTGGGCCCAAAAGTAGCTGATCAGCGAG AAAACAATGACAATGACAATGACGATGCCAAAGACGACGATCGCGATTCAATCAAAAGCAATGAAGGCAATGAGAAATCGACACACCGGTGCGCGCTCTCTCAGAGTGAATATATATCACCAGAGATATTTCTTCCCGAGGAATGGACTTACTAG